In one Halictus rubicundus isolate RS-2024b chromosome 14, iyHalRubi1_principal, whole genome shotgun sequence genomic region, the following are encoded:
- the LOC143360811 gene encoding uncharacterized protein LOC143360811 — protein sequence MTTLKGIFPDPKPVTRKNFIYENVKNLRYMEQNLHMKELEETHNSRFEERKKINNKYKNVAPKLIPNHSTMQLEDHNINLNSHNRISKQCGGNQEKLCRKSSMPVMNKNTITAKKMSNSATCNKSSTKQKRKECKNLHKSVGRVHENVSSDPALLCKSTKDIRNDKHTKLQTKLVNQGTQTLDTDQIDNLYSDGIIRYPSKKCLNSNESRNENETSTQSDNILRDTTNSSPNQPQEISELPSTKEELNINLNKESTFVNNKGRVDKNSNSNYNKKSTPPSNYKKGVVPKYIRERKEAQKREEKAKAEAVDPDCPYGHVPLQESERKETLHILKKSYQDYVNELNLMPIKSDTLRAQQRKAEIEKQLNKLEEGIKVFSKSKVYVKMDA from the exons AGCCAGTAACGCGAAAAAACTTTATATACGAAAATGTGAAAAATCTTCGTTACATGGAACAAAATTTGCACATGAAAGAATTAGAAGAAACACATAATTCACGATTCgaagaacgaaagaaaattaataataaatataaaaatgttgcgcCAAAACTAATTCCAAATCACAGTACAATGCAACTCGAAGATCACAATATAAACTTAAATTCACATAACAGGATAAGCAAACAGTGTGGAGGAAACCAAGAAAAATTATGTAGGAAATCTAGTATGCCGGTAATGAACAAAAATACTATTACTGCAAAAAAGATGTCTAATTCAGCTACTTGTAATAAATCGTCGACGAAGCAAAAAAGAAAGGAGTGCAAAAATTTACATAAATCTGTCGGGAGGGTGCACGAAAATGTTTCATCGGATCCTGCATTGTTATGCAAATCAACTAAAGATATCCGTAATGATAAACATACAAAATTACAAACTAAACTTGTGAATCAAGGTACTCAAACATTAGATACAGACCAAATAGATAACTTGTATTCTGACGGAATTATAAG ATATCCTTCAAAGAAATGTCTAAATAGCAATGAATcaagaaatgaaaatgaaacgaGTACACAGAGTGATAATATTCTAAGAGATACAACAAATTCATCACCCAATCAACCACAAGAAATCTCTGAATTACCTTCGACTaaagaagaattaaatattAACTTAAATAAGGAAAGTACATTCGTAAATAACAAAGGCCGAGTAGATAAAAATAGCAATAGCAACTATAATAAAAAGAGCActcctccatccaattataAAAAGGGTGTAGTTCCTAA gTATATCCGAGAGAGGAAGGAAGCTCAGAAAAGGGAAGAGAAGGCTAAAGCAGAAGCAGTAGATCCTGATTGCCCATATGGGCATGTTCCTTTACAAGAAAGTGAACGCAAGGAAACGTTACATATACTAAAGAAAA GTTATCAAGATTATGTAAATGAATTGAATTTGATGCCTATAAAATCTGATACACTTAGGGCGCAACAACGAAAAGCGGAAATAGAAAAACAACTAAATAAATTAGAAGAAGGCATTAAAGTTTTTTCAAAGTCGAAAGTTTATGTGAAAATGGACGCATAA